Proteins found in one Pseudodesulfovibrio sp. JC047 genomic segment:
- a CDS encoding HU family DNA-binding protein, producing the protein MTKAELVAKIAEKNGTSKAQAEASMNAILDIIQDELAAGNKLTLTGFGTFSVSERKARTGRNPRTGAEIKIPATKVAQFKPGKVLKDAVK; encoded by the coding sequence ATGACCAAAGCTGAACTCGTAGCAAAGATTGCTGAAAAGAACGGCACTTCCAAAGCACAGGCTGAAGCTTCCATGAACGCCATTCTCGACATCATCCAGGACGAGCTGGCCGCAGGCAACAAATTGACCTTGACTGGTTTCGGTACTTTCAGCGTCAGCGAAAGAAAAGCCCGGACCGGCCGCAACCCCCGTACTGGTGCCGAGATCAAGATTCCGGCCACCAAGGTTGCTCAGTTCAAGCCTGGCAAGGTCCTCAAGGACGCCGTTAAGTAG